In Lepidochelys kempii isolate rLepKem1 chromosome 10, rLepKem1.hap2, whole genome shotgun sequence, a single window of DNA contains:
- the KIF7 gene encoding kinesin-like protein KIF7 isoform X1 codes for MGLKAEAQPRAEETPVRVAVRIRPLLPKELLHGHEACLHGDPETNKVTLGRNRHFHFDAVFTESSNQESVYGACVQPLVEAFFEGFNVTVFAYGQTGSGKTYTIGEASVSSINEDEQGIIPRAMAETFKLIDENDLIDYTVRISYLEVYKEEFQDLLQVETASKDIQIREDDKGNIVLYGVKETEVEGLDEVLSLLEMGNTVKHTGATHINTQSSRSHTIFTVTMEQRRGAGRLTRLTLHDRASVPASGQVLASKFHFVDLAGSERVVKTGNTGERLKESIQINSGLLALGNVISALGDPRRKCSHIPYRDSKITRILKDSLGGNAQTVMIACVSPSSSDFDESLNTLNYASRAQNIKNKAMVNCRRETEHVEELQLQIKNLQRALEQRHRSETRIINRSDAAKRCPQDRTARLLAECAHYRTCTDAAYQLLMELQGEGNLTMEQILRVKEWLCAVESERSELTSASGLDSGIESTSAEDRRPQAQGSKPPQTQVSTEKVCEAARDEHLAQLQRQVERLEEENRDFLAALEDAMEQYKLQSNKLQEQQDAISELHVRLEMAMPDLQVPELLQNIHLVELAQRPHTAPLDTTRSHGLSLVQSTPSHTSQSRRVHCGKLSSSPSHLGEDLVVHCQSRACSLEAKDVMLMRECSEDSEPSLDEEGEQKRSLHQRRNGIRSWIKKDVSSKVCEEQSRGNSLPMQEEPPELAKEACGRREQAGPREGLSGKDSERRLMQAQQKIRELAINIRMKEELIAELIKTGKDAQAMNRQYCQKIFELEQEAEQVRAELSSGQKQLQELEGKEPQDAGEKCKLQEYRTRVAAAQSKARVLREKKQATERLVSLSAQSEKRVRELERNIQLMRRQQGQLQRRLREETEQKRRLETEMHKRQHRVKELELKHEQHQKILRIKTEEIAAFQRKRRSGSNGSVISLEQQQKIEEQKKWLDLEMDKVLEQRRALDELEDELRKREAIVAKKEALLQEKNGLEKKRRRSSQALTDDIVRVSSRLELLEKELTEKNGQLRHGSAHDQQQIRQEINSLRQEKDQLLKQRLEIDNKLRQGTLLSPEEERILFQLDEAIEALDAAIEYKNESITCRQRVLRASASLLSQCEMNLMAKLSYLSSSETRALLCKYFDKVVTLREDQHRQHIAFSELEMQLEEQQQQVYWLEVAVERQHLEMDRQLTLQQKEHEQNIQFLLQQSQEHMGEGLASSKLQFEGRIQVLEKELSRYVWANQVLNQRLSNLSHPGQSKAGADRSMLGAGDRPPAVLGTCEELGTGIVEQQVQVAVTEGSHKCRDENRELVHAPLPSTWRRSSLPSDNPLGPEGIQQREAEYLLRLGQPQDMVLPWNLAPLPKPWRELRRASLNVAPMPSHPGMIDVRRNPV; via the exons ATGGGTCTGAAAGCTGAGGCCCAGCCTCGAGCTGAGGAGACTCCCGTCAGAGTGGCCGTGCGCATTCGACCCCTGCTGCCCAAGGAGCTGTTGCATGGACACGAGGCCTGCCTGCATGGGGACCCAGAGACCAACAAGGTGACCCTGGGGCGTAACCGCCATTTCCACTTTGATGCTGTCTTCACTGAATCCTCAAACCAGGAGTCTGTGTATGGCGCCTGTGTGCAGCCGCTTGTCGAGGCCTTCTTTGAAGGCTTCAACGTTACTGTGTTTGCTTATGGCCAGACAGGCTCGGGCAAAACGTACACCATTGGGGAAGCAAGTGTCT CTTCCATCAATGAGGATGAGCAGGGCATCATCCCACGTGCCATGGCTGAGACCTTCAAACTCATTGATGAGAATGACCTGATTGACTACACAGTCAGAATCTCCTACTTGGAGGTGTATAAGGAGGAGTTCCAGGACCTGCTGCAAGTGGAAACGGCCAGCAAGGACATCCAGATCCGTGAGGACGACAAGGGCAATATTG TGTTGTATGGGGTAAAGGAAACCGAAGTGGAGGGGCTGGATGAGGTCCTGAGCctgctggaaatgggcaacacgGTCAAGCACACGGGAGCCACCCACATCAACACACAGTCGAGCCGTTCGCACACCATCTTCACAGTAACCATGGAGCAGCGGCGCGGTGCTGGCCGACTCACCCGCCTCACCCTCCACGACAGGGCCTCGGTCCCGGCCTCCGGCCAAGTCCTGGCTTCCAAATTCCACTTTGTGGACCTAGCGGGCTCAGAGCGGGTGGTGAAGACTGGAAACACAGGGGAGCGCCTGAAGGAGAGTATCCAGATCAACAGTGGcctgctggctctgggcaatgTGATCAGCGCCTTGGGAGACCCCCGCAGGAAATGCAGCCACATTCCTTACAGGGATTCCAAAATCACCAG GATCCTGAAAGACTCCCTGGGAGGGAATGCCCAGACTGTCATGATCGCCTGCGTCAGCCCTTCCTCCTCTGACTTCGATGAGAGTCTCAACACGCTGAACTACGCCAGCCGAGCTCAGAACATCAAGAACAAGGCCATGGTGAACTGCCGCAGGGAGACAGAGCATGTAGAGGAGCTGCAGCTTCAAATAAAGAACCTGCAGAGGGCGCTGGAGCAGCGGCATCGCTCGGAGACCCGTATCATAAACCGCTCCGACGCTGCCAAGCGGTGCCCACAAGACCGCACGGCCCGCTTGCTGGCAGAGTGCGCTCACTACAGGACGTGCACGGACGCTGCCTACCAGCTCCTGATGGAACTGCAAGGGGAGGGCAACCTGACCATGGAGCAGATCCTGCGAGTGAAGGAGTGGTTGTGTGCGGTTGAGAGTGAGAGGAGCGAGCTGACCTCTGCCTCTGGACTGGATAGCGGCATTGAGAGCACCTCAGCAGAGGATCGGCGCCCCCAGGCACAAGGCTCAAAGCCGCCACAGACTCAG GTGAGCACAGAGAAAGTATGTGAGGCAGCCAGAGACGAGCACCTGGCCCAGCTGCAGAGACAGGTGGAGCGTCTGGAGGAGGAGAACCGTGACTTCCTAGCTGCCCTGGAGGATGCCATGGAGCAGTACAAACTGCAG AGCAACAAGTTGCAGGAGCAGCAGGATGCCATATCTGAGCTACATGTGCGCCTGGAGATGGCGATGCCAGACCTGCAGGTGCCAGAGCTGCTGCAGAACATTCACCTGGTGGAGCTCGCCCAGAGACCTCACACGGCCCCGCTGGATACCACGCGGTCCCATggcctcagcctggtccagtccacgcCGTCCCACACGAGCCAGAGCAGAAGAGTCCATTGTGGAAAG CTCAGCAGCAGCCCATCCCACCTGGGGGAGGACCTGGTGGTGCATTGCCAAAGCCGTGCCTGCAGTCTGGAGGCCAAAGACGTGATGCTGATGAGGGAGTGCAGTGAGGACTCTGAGCCATCCTTGGACGAAGAGGGGGAGCAGAAACGGTCCCTGCACCAGCGCAG AAATGGGATCCGAAGCTGGATCAAGAAGGACGTTTCCAGCAAGGTGTGTGAGGAGCAGAGCAGAGGCAACTCATTGCCCATGCAGGAGGAGCCCCCGGAACTGGCCAAAG AGGCCTGCGGGAGAAGGGAGCAGGCTGGTCCCAGGGAAGGTCTTTCAGGGAAGGACTCAGAGCGGCGGCTGATGCAAGCCCAGCAGAAGATCCGGGAGCTTGCAATAAACATTCGCATGAAGGAGGAGCTGATCGCGGAGCTCATCAAGACAG GCAAGGATGCCCAGGCCATGAACAGACAGTACTGTCAGAAGATCTTTGAGCTGGAGCAGGAGGCGGAACAGGTGCGAGCAGAGCTGAGCAGTGgccagaagcagctgcaggaaCTGGAGGGGAAGGAGCCCCAGGACGCTGGAGAGAAATGCAAACTGCAGGAATATCGCACGAGGGTTGCAGCAGCCCAGAGCAAGGCACGG gtgctgcgagagaagaaGCAAGCGACGGAGAGGCTGGTGTCGCTGTCTGCCCAGAGCGAGAAGCGGGTGCGGGAGCTGGAAAGGAACATCCAGCTGATGCGGCGGCagcaggggcagctgcagagGCGCCTGCGTGAGGAGACGGAGCAGAAACGCCGCCTGGAGACGGAGATGCACAAACGGCAGCACCGAGTCAAG GAGCTGGAACTGAAACATGAGCAGCATCAGAAGATCCTGCGCATCAAGACTGAGGAGATTGCAGCTTTCCAGAGGAAACGGAGGAGCGGCAGCAATGGGTCTGTGATCagcctggagcagcagcag AAAATCGAGGAGCAGAAGAAGTGGCTGGACCTGGAAATGGACAAAGTCCTTGAGCAGCGTCGTGCCCTGGACGAGCTGGAGGATGAGCTGAGGAAACGGGAAGCCATAGTGGCCAAAAAGGAAGCGCTGCTGCAGGAGAAGAACGGCCTGGAGAAGAAGAGACGCCGGTCCAGCCAG GCCTTGACGGATGACATCGTGCGTGTGTCCAGCCGCCTGGAACTCCTGGAAAAGGAGCTGACGGAGAAAAACGGACAGCTCCGTCATGGCAGCGCCCACGATCAGCAGCAGATCCGGCAGGAGATCAATAGCTTGCGCCAGGAGAAGGACCAGCTGCTCAAACAAAGGCTGGAGATAGACAACAAGCTGCGCCAGGGCACCCTGCTATCCCCGGAG GAGGAGCGGATCCTGTTCCAGCTGGACGAGGCTATTGAGGCTCTGGATGCTGCGATCGAGTACAAGAACGAGTCAATCACATGCAGACAGCGGGTCCTGCGGGCCTCGGCCAGCCTGCTGTCCCAGTGCGAGATGAACCTCATGGCCAAGCTCAGTTACCTCTCCTCCTCCGAGACCCGAGCTCTGCTCTGCAAGTACTTTGATAAG GTGGTGACCCTGCGAGAGGATCAGCACAGGCAGCACATTGCTTTCTCCGAGCTGGAAATGCAGCTGGAGGAGCAACAGCAGCAGGTGTACTGGCTGGAGGTGGCCGTGGAGCGCCAGCACCTGGAGATGGACCGCCAGCTCACCCTGCAACAGAAGGAGCACGAGCAGAACATCCAGTTCCTGCTCCAGCAGAGCCAAG AGCACATGGGTGAGGGGCTGGCCAGCAGCAAGCTACAGTTTGAGGGAAGAATCCAAGTGCTGGAAAAAGAATTGAGCCGCTACGTGTGGGCAAACCAGGTGCTGAACCAGAGGCTGAGTAATCTGAGCCACCCAGGACAGAGCAAAG CAGGAGCGGACAGAAGCATGCTTGGAGCTGGGGACAGACCACCTGCTGTACTTGGGACCTGTGAAGAATTGGGCACTGGTATTGTGGAACAGCAGGTGCAGGTGGCTGTCACTGAAGGAAGCCATAAGTGCAGGGATGAGAATAGGGAATTGGTGCATGCACCTTTACCATCCACATGGAGGCGCTCTTCACTACCCAGTGACAACCCTTTGGGCCCAGAGGGGATtcagcagagagaggcagagtaCCTGCTGAGACTTGGGCAGCCCCAGGACATGGTTCTGCCATGGAACCTGGCTCCTCTGCCCAAACCCTGGAGGGAGCTGCGCAGAGCAAGCCTCAATGTTGCTCCAATGCCCTCCCATCCAGGAATGATTGATGTCAGGAGAAACCCAGTCTAG
- the KIF7 gene encoding kinesin-like protein KIF7 isoform X3 codes for MGNTVKHTGATHINTQSSRSHTIFTVTMEQRRGAGRLTRLTLHDRASVPASGQVLASKFHFVDLAGSERVVKTGNTGERLKESIQINSGLLALGNVISALGDPRRKCSHIPYRDSKITRILKDSLGGNAQTVMIACVSPSSSDFDESLNTLNYASRAQNIKNKAMVNCRRETEHVEELQLQIKNLQRALEQRHRSETRIINRSDAAKRCPQDRTARLLAECAHYRTCTDAAYQLLMELQGEGNLTMEQILRVKEWLCAVESERSELTSASGLDSGIESTSAEDRRPQAQGSKPPQTQVSTEKVCEAARDEHLAQLQRQVERLEEENRDFLAALEDAMEQYKLQSNKLQEQQDAISELHVRLEMAMPDLQVPELLQNIHLVELAQRPHTAPLDTTRSHGLSLVQSTPSHTSQSRRVHCGKLSSSPSHLGEDLVVHCQSRACSLEAKDVMLMRECSEDSEPSLDEEGEQKRSLHQRRNGIRSWIKKDVSSKVCEEQSRGNSLPMQEEPPELAKEACGRREQAGPREGLSGKDSERRLMQAQQKIRELAINIRMKEELIAELIKTGKDAQAMNRQYCQKIFELEQEAEQVRAELSSGQKQLQELEGKEPQDAGEKCKLQEYRTRVAAAQSKARVLREKKQATERLVSLSAQSEKRVRELERNIQLMRRQQGQLQRRLREETEQKRRLETEMHKRQHRVKELELKHEQHQKILRIKTEEIAAFQRKRRSGSNGSVISLEQQQKIEEQKKWLDLEMDKVLEQRRALDELEDELRKREAIVAKKEALLQEKNGLEKKRRRSSQALTDDIVRVSSRLELLEKELTEKNGQLRHGSAHDQQQIRQEINSLRQEKDQLLKQRLEIDNKLRQGTLLSPEEERILFQLDEAIEALDAAIEYKNESITCRQRVLRASASLLSQCEMNLMAKLSYLSSSETRALLCKYFDKVVTLREDQHRQHIAFSELEMQLEEQQQQVYWLEVAVERQHLEMDRQLTLQQKEHEQNIQFLLQQSQEHMGEGLASSKLQFEGRIQVLEKELSRYVWANQVLNQRLSNLSHPGQSKAGADRSMLGAGDRPPAVLGTCEELGTGIVEQQVQVAVTEGSHKCRDENRELVHAPLPSTWRRSSLPSDNPLGPEGIQQREAEYLLRLGQPQDMVLPWNLAPLPKPWRELRRASLNVAPMPSHPGMIDVRRNPV; via the exons atgggcaacacgGTCAAGCACACGGGAGCCACCCACATCAACACACAGTCGAGCCGTTCGCACACCATCTTCACAGTAACCATGGAGCAGCGGCGCGGTGCTGGCCGACTCACCCGCCTCACCCTCCACGACAGGGCCTCGGTCCCGGCCTCCGGCCAAGTCCTGGCTTCCAAATTCCACTTTGTGGACCTAGCGGGCTCAGAGCGGGTGGTGAAGACTGGAAACACAGGGGAGCGCCTGAAGGAGAGTATCCAGATCAACAGTGGcctgctggctctgggcaatgTGATCAGCGCCTTGGGAGACCCCCGCAGGAAATGCAGCCACATTCCTTACAGGGATTCCAAAATCACCAG GATCCTGAAAGACTCCCTGGGAGGGAATGCCCAGACTGTCATGATCGCCTGCGTCAGCCCTTCCTCCTCTGACTTCGATGAGAGTCTCAACACGCTGAACTACGCCAGCCGAGCTCAGAACATCAAGAACAAGGCCATGGTGAACTGCCGCAGGGAGACAGAGCATGTAGAGGAGCTGCAGCTTCAAATAAAGAACCTGCAGAGGGCGCTGGAGCAGCGGCATCGCTCGGAGACCCGTATCATAAACCGCTCCGACGCTGCCAAGCGGTGCCCACAAGACCGCACGGCCCGCTTGCTGGCAGAGTGCGCTCACTACAGGACGTGCACGGACGCTGCCTACCAGCTCCTGATGGAACTGCAAGGGGAGGGCAACCTGACCATGGAGCAGATCCTGCGAGTGAAGGAGTGGTTGTGTGCGGTTGAGAGTGAGAGGAGCGAGCTGACCTCTGCCTCTGGACTGGATAGCGGCATTGAGAGCACCTCAGCAGAGGATCGGCGCCCCCAGGCACAAGGCTCAAAGCCGCCACAGACTCAG GTGAGCACAGAGAAAGTATGTGAGGCAGCCAGAGACGAGCACCTGGCCCAGCTGCAGAGACAGGTGGAGCGTCTGGAGGAGGAGAACCGTGACTTCCTAGCTGCCCTGGAGGATGCCATGGAGCAGTACAAACTGCAG AGCAACAAGTTGCAGGAGCAGCAGGATGCCATATCTGAGCTACATGTGCGCCTGGAGATGGCGATGCCAGACCTGCAGGTGCCAGAGCTGCTGCAGAACATTCACCTGGTGGAGCTCGCCCAGAGACCTCACACGGCCCCGCTGGATACCACGCGGTCCCATggcctcagcctggtccagtccacgcCGTCCCACACGAGCCAGAGCAGAAGAGTCCATTGTGGAAAG CTCAGCAGCAGCCCATCCCACCTGGGGGAGGACCTGGTGGTGCATTGCCAAAGCCGTGCCTGCAGTCTGGAGGCCAAAGACGTGATGCTGATGAGGGAGTGCAGTGAGGACTCTGAGCCATCCTTGGACGAAGAGGGGGAGCAGAAACGGTCCCTGCACCAGCGCAG AAATGGGATCCGAAGCTGGATCAAGAAGGACGTTTCCAGCAAGGTGTGTGAGGAGCAGAGCAGAGGCAACTCATTGCCCATGCAGGAGGAGCCCCCGGAACTGGCCAAAG AGGCCTGCGGGAGAAGGGAGCAGGCTGGTCCCAGGGAAGGTCTTTCAGGGAAGGACTCAGAGCGGCGGCTGATGCAAGCCCAGCAGAAGATCCGGGAGCTTGCAATAAACATTCGCATGAAGGAGGAGCTGATCGCGGAGCTCATCAAGACAG GCAAGGATGCCCAGGCCATGAACAGACAGTACTGTCAGAAGATCTTTGAGCTGGAGCAGGAGGCGGAACAGGTGCGAGCAGAGCTGAGCAGTGgccagaagcagctgcaggaaCTGGAGGGGAAGGAGCCCCAGGACGCTGGAGAGAAATGCAAACTGCAGGAATATCGCACGAGGGTTGCAGCAGCCCAGAGCAAGGCACGG gtgctgcgagagaagaaGCAAGCGACGGAGAGGCTGGTGTCGCTGTCTGCCCAGAGCGAGAAGCGGGTGCGGGAGCTGGAAAGGAACATCCAGCTGATGCGGCGGCagcaggggcagctgcagagGCGCCTGCGTGAGGAGACGGAGCAGAAACGCCGCCTGGAGACGGAGATGCACAAACGGCAGCACCGAGTCAAG GAGCTGGAACTGAAACATGAGCAGCATCAGAAGATCCTGCGCATCAAGACTGAGGAGATTGCAGCTTTCCAGAGGAAACGGAGGAGCGGCAGCAATGGGTCTGTGATCagcctggagcagcagcag AAAATCGAGGAGCAGAAGAAGTGGCTGGACCTGGAAATGGACAAAGTCCTTGAGCAGCGTCGTGCCCTGGACGAGCTGGAGGATGAGCTGAGGAAACGGGAAGCCATAGTGGCCAAAAAGGAAGCGCTGCTGCAGGAGAAGAACGGCCTGGAGAAGAAGAGACGCCGGTCCAGCCAG GCCTTGACGGATGACATCGTGCGTGTGTCCAGCCGCCTGGAACTCCTGGAAAAGGAGCTGACGGAGAAAAACGGACAGCTCCGTCATGGCAGCGCCCACGATCAGCAGCAGATCCGGCAGGAGATCAATAGCTTGCGCCAGGAGAAGGACCAGCTGCTCAAACAAAGGCTGGAGATAGACAACAAGCTGCGCCAGGGCACCCTGCTATCCCCGGAG GAGGAGCGGATCCTGTTCCAGCTGGACGAGGCTATTGAGGCTCTGGATGCTGCGATCGAGTACAAGAACGAGTCAATCACATGCAGACAGCGGGTCCTGCGGGCCTCGGCCAGCCTGCTGTCCCAGTGCGAGATGAACCTCATGGCCAAGCTCAGTTACCTCTCCTCCTCCGAGACCCGAGCTCTGCTCTGCAAGTACTTTGATAAG GTGGTGACCCTGCGAGAGGATCAGCACAGGCAGCACATTGCTTTCTCCGAGCTGGAAATGCAGCTGGAGGAGCAACAGCAGCAGGTGTACTGGCTGGAGGTGGCCGTGGAGCGCCAGCACCTGGAGATGGACCGCCAGCTCACCCTGCAACAGAAGGAGCACGAGCAGAACATCCAGTTCCTGCTCCAGCAGAGCCAAG AGCACATGGGTGAGGGGCTGGCCAGCAGCAAGCTACAGTTTGAGGGAAGAATCCAAGTGCTGGAAAAAGAATTGAGCCGCTACGTGTGGGCAAACCAGGTGCTGAACCAGAGGCTGAGTAATCTGAGCCACCCAGGACAGAGCAAAG CAGGAGCGGACAGAAGCATGCTTGGAGCTGGGGACAGACCACCTGCTGTACTTGGGACCTGTGAAGAATTGGGCACTGGTATTGTGGAACAGCAGGTGCAGGTGGCTGTCACTGAAGGAAGCCATAAGTGCAGGGATGAGAATAGGGAATTGGTGCATGCACCTTTACCATCCACATGGAGGCGCTCTTCACTACCCAGTGACAACCCTTTGGGCCCAGAGGGGATtcagcagagagaggcagagtaCCTGCTGAGACTTGGGCAGCCCCAGGACATGGTTCTGCCATGGAACCTGGCTCCTCTGCCCAAACCCTGGAGGGAGCTGCGCAGAGCAAGCCTCAATGTTGCTCCAATGCCCTCCCATCCAGGAATGATTGATGTCAGGAGAAACCCAGTCTAG